The Sebastes umbrosus isolate fSebUmb1 chromosome 24, fSebUmb1.pri, whole genome shotgun sequence genome contains the following window.
tgaactgaataaccctctaatcactcagcaactcaaccaaaaaaacaccagggaaaagggaaacaacagcaagcaccagagaattggcagctgccacactaaccaatatttcagtttccttaattgtttgttaatatagaggcatttgttcattattgaagaagcatttgttcattattattattaagaaggcattttattttatattattatgtggatgggaactgtttttcagtcttctgactgaacaactaaagtctggggaactcagtaccgccacagcAACACTGATGATTCAGCACACTTAGATTTGAGGATTCGGTGTTAAAGATAATCAGACCTGTCGTGAACCGCTGCCAGCCGGCCTGCCAGCATCCCTTTAACTGCCACGTCAAAACAGTTCAATCAGTCCTCTCCACCtgtctggtttgtttgtttgggtaATTGTGGCATTGATTTGGAGCCGGTCTTAAATGTTCGCTCGTGTTTAGTGGCAGATAGGAGCTGCTGCTTTACCTCAACTTGCTCGCCAAAAATGATTAACACGGCCCACATTTCAAGTATTCACGTTATTCAGAGAAATATCGAGCTGTATGTTTGTTGACAAGCACTGTATGATGACTTCATCGTAGGAAAACTCTTCACGACTGCGGAAAGCAAACGGTGATGTTGAGGTGAAGAGAGACCGAGACAGCCTCTCCGTTTCTATATTTCATCCCAGATGTGTGAAGACatcgccctcctcctcctcctcctcctccttcctcatcTCTCCGTTGACGCGCTTCATATCGGCTGCCGGATCACGTTCGGAGAGAGGCCCAGTCGGTTTTAATCACACTCTGCTTCTCAGTGCTTCCAGGGGCCGTCGCTGCAGCTGTGTGGAGAGAGAACCAGGAGGAAGCGGAGAGACGAGGCGAATACCAAGTTCACGATTACACGCGCTGACAGCTGATCGTGCACAGATAGCGTTACAGAGGGAAAGATCAAAGAAAGGTGGTCAAGAGCatcaaatttcaatttattaatcaacgttTGAATCACTTTTCCACCACCAGATGGCGTCATGCAGTGACTTGACTCATTTGTGCTCTTGGAGGAAGAGCCAATGTTGCCAATTAATGTCAAATAATTGGGTGATAATTGTTCTGTTTGGATGAATTGGAGCTTAATTTGTGCTGCAAATTCTAATTTATTGAGGCTCTACGAATAAAactaatatttttataaacttAAATATACAACATTTGCTACAAACTTACAAACGGAAACTGAAATTGGTGTAAAAATTGCAGTATAAAAGCAAGGATCAAGGAGCATGGTAACATGTAGGTGTATCATGCCTTTATGGGGTCAAGTGCAAcccaactgacacacacacacctcacccTTTTCACCAGTCCTGTGTCAttggaaaacaaagaaataaccCATCACAATATCCTCATTTCAACCTTTTTTGGGGAGCTTTTATGCCTCAGGAGAACCAAAGAGTCTGCCCCCATCTCATGTGATGCCCGTGCACGACACCAAGAAGAAGGAGGCGGCCGTCAGCAGCATGCCCCAGGCTGTTTCACCGAGCATCAACCCTGGTGACAACACTACTGTATATCTGCTGTGCTGCCACATATGATGCTCCTCGCTGGATTCCGGTGTAGCAACACTGACATCTATTGTCCTGatggaaaaactgtcacaggACAGAAGAGGAATCGTATGCTGGCTGGTTTTGTCATTGTTTCTAACCAGATTCATATTATTGTTTGGTGAACATAAGAAATTTGCttacatgtatgtatttaattatcTTGGCTAAAAGAGAAAACTTATACAGGGTTGTAATATTAATTTTCTGATGAAGAAACAAGACGATATATACAGTAAAGTTCATAGTATACAAACATGACACACTTCTATGTAAAGAGGATACTTCTGTAAACATTTCTTGGCAGACATTACTTCCTGGTTTTTCCTCCTAAAATAATTGTACACTGAGTGAAATGTCGGTATATATAATGTCAgtatataggtatatatatatgtatatcaattaaaatatgtaatcgccattaatcacacattttgtatctgttcaaaatgtaccttaaagggagatttgtcaagtatttaatcctcttatgggagtgggcaaatattttgctttatgcaaatgtatgtatatatttattattagaaatcaattaagaacacaaaacaatgacagatattgtccagaaaccctcacaggtatagcataaaacaatatgctccaatcataacatgtcaaactgcagcccaacaggcaacaacagctgtcagtgtgtcagtgtgctgacttgactatgacttgccccaaactgcatgtgattatcataaagtgggcatgtctgtaaaggggagactcgtgggtacccatagaacccatttacattcactgatctggaggtcagaggtcaagggccatgacaggttttcctcaccaaaatttagcctaacttcggagcattatttaacctcccgacaagccagtatgacatggttggtaccaatgaattccttctagtttcatatgataccagtatcttcactctagcttcaaaactgaacccagtacaacctaaaaattaccacaagttgtgttaatgcgttaaagaaattagtggcgttaaaacgatatttgcgttattatcgatTGATGTTGGAGATTTAATTTAAGCCTGAAATTCAAAGTTGAAAACTGGTGGGTGTGTTTTTAACATTTGTGCCCAAACCAAACGTCAAAAAAGTCAATATACACCCACATACGTACGATACGTCTATTCTAAACCTGAAaagtactttaaaaaaatacaatattctttcattatttctattttaaaaaaatgttgtttatttattttgcacaaattaagacTACACAATCATAACAAAAATAGATCATATACAGTGCAAGAAGAGAATATACAGAATCATATGACTACATAACAGTGGTGACAAACAACTAgaacaaaatatatacaataaaaataaaaagtggtaGAAAGAAATATGTCTGATGTGCATAATGTGCAAAATCTCACATTAACTTCAAATGAGCCACAGATATATTCGTGAGATGCAACTTCTCATCCAACAACAGTCTGTATTTGTACTTAATCTTGAGAATGGTTACTTTAGATATGTCTTATATTTTTGATCatagatagattttttttactgtggagTTAAACTTGTACAGATGTGTTCCCTCAGTGCTTCTTTATCATTTGTCATGGCTGAAGTTGGCCAGCAGGGGTGCTAGGTgtccctctgcctctctgtccagCAGGTAAACACAGAAGCACAGAAGGAAGAACCACGTGTAGTTTGCGCATGCGCACTGCTTGTTTGTTATTGTCGCTGTTGGCTGCTGTCTGTCACTGTGGGAGATGGTAAGAAGTTATGTATTATACCTCTGTCAAGGCACTAATGCAAGTGTATTATAGTGCTTATTGAGATTAAAACAAGAAGGAGACTTATAGTTGTGAATGTGAGCAGGATTatcacatgtatatatatataacagtcaTGATGTATGTATGCATTATTTTGAACCCTTTAAGTGGGTACATTTAGCTCATATTGAACTATTTTTGCACTGAAATGAAATTGTACACTACATGCATTGATGCACTTCACACAGATGCACAAGAgattgtatataatataatgtaatgttaaCCCCTTGTGTTTCCAGGTGAGGCTCTCAGATGGAGTCAGTGTGTGAGCAGCTCCATGGaggtggtgatgatgaggaggagcagacaggAGCAGATGAAGCCATGCTGTGGTCCTTCCAGGAGGCTCTGGAGAGGCAGACCCTGCAGATCGGAGCGTCAGCCTGCGGGGCCACGGCCGTGGTGGACGTGCTGAGGGCCCTCGGTGTGGACGTGGCCCCCGAGGAGGCGGACCGCTGCGTCCAAACACGCCTGAGGAGGACTGAGTCACCGCTGCCCGACTACCTGCTGTCCCGGAGTGAAGCCGGTAAATATACCCCTAGATTTGTCATCACCTTTGTGGCAGTATTGTAGtagtactgcacttaagtacatATTCAAGATGCTTGTactttgcttgagtatttccattttatgcagctttctacttctactctactacatttgtCTTACAGCTTCAGTTAAAGTACTTTGGATATTTTAAGTACATAaccctccagatatgtgaatgtaaatgggttctatgggtacccacgagtctcccctttacagacatgctcactttatgataatcacagttttggggcaaaaaccatacatttttttgcatgcagtataaatgtgttattgcaatatattgaatcgttacccctgtatcgtgatacgtatcgtatcgccagccctaataaaaaagcACGTTGGTAAGAGCATGCCAGACAGATATAAACAAAGCAAAGTATGTCTATAATACAGTGTAGAGACAGATTcaattaacattttgttctgccATCCACGATAATAAATGTATCACTGAATTATGATCTCTTAtgcagaaagaaaataaaataagttaaaGAACACACCAGCAATGTAACTTAatggacaaaaaaacatcactttaccaGGTAGATAAAGccagaaatattatatattccaTGTCTGAAAGTGGCTTTTTTTAATTGTTAGACTTCACAATGAATTTGGACGgtaacattttaaaagatttCTTACATTGTTTGACGAAACTTGACTAAATTGGCAGCTTTAAACACTTGAGCTCAGAGCTCCACACTGTTCTGTGACATTTCAgctaatgaaatattaatacGCAAGCATGACTTTGTATAGGTGGCATATCTTAACCGGGCCCGCAGAGACTCCATTTCAGGTGTCACAGATGTTAGCGGAGGCTATAACTTCCCCGCCGAACGAGGCTCCGTAATGTCTTGAACCCATAAGTGCGGTTTCCTGCCAGCGTGACAGCTGGCTGCACTGCCAACAAGGCAAATTCAAAAGTACCCTCTTGAATTAGACAAAGAGTTTTATGTCTCTCAGAGGAGCCACTGTAATTGACTTTTTCAGCACTgtaacacaatttttttttttgcatcgaCATTTGAGGCGTTTAGCTCAAGCTGTTGTCACACGTGAGATGGAAAAGAAACTTGTAATCATTGATCTTAgacaaagtaaaaaataataaggtGATGAAAAACTGACTCCTTTTAGGTGCGACCCACGCTCAGCTCATCCGAGGAGCACAGGAGGCCAGCGTGGGGAAGGTCATGGGTCGCTTCTTCCACCTGCACCCTCGGCGGCTGGTCAGACTGGTCCCCTGGCTCGCACGCTGGATCCGAAGAGGTGCCGTTCCCGTGGCGACCATGAACATGCAGCTGGCTGTGCCCGAGGGAGAGGAGGTGCCTGACGCCTGGCACCATCAGCTCATATTTGGCGTTGCACCTAATGCTGTTTTCATGACCAATCCTTTAGATGTAGGTGAGTAAGACACAACTTTTTCAGGAGAATCTCCTGATGTtgatgcatatatatatttatatatacatatatatttatgtatttatatatttatttatttatatatatatgtatatatttttttttcttttgtttatttatttatagatatatcttatttatttatgtatatatatatattatttatgtgtatatttttatttatttatatatatttatttatttatatttatatataaataaataataaaaaataaatgtatatatataaatatataaatatgtatataaaaaaaatatgtatatatatataaataaataataataaaaataaatatatatatataaataaataaaagaatatgtatatatataaataataataaaaaaaaatatatatatatatatatatataaataataaaatatatgtatatttgaatatatattaattatctttttaggaagcaaatatatatatttatttgaatatatattaATTACCTGTTTTAGGAAGCGAGGCAGAGGTGCACCAGAGACTGTGCAGTGAATCTGTGTTGCTGATTCGTCGAGAAGACGTCCTGCAGAGACTGACGCCAGATTGCCGTCTGTCCAGCTTATCAGACCCGCAGTGGAAAGCCCTGGATATCGAGGGTAGACGCAGTTAATTAGGGTTTTATTTATGCCGATTTATGCAGATTTTTCATCTGCTTAAACATCTTTTCACCCCTATTTTCTTCCTATTAGGTCAAGTGAGGCAGATGGCCCTCGAAGAGGAGCAGGAACAACCCAAATTAACACACATCACGATCCCCGCGGCGTACAGTTCAGGCGTCACGCTCTTCGCCCTACGAGAGTCAGAGTTAGGACAAGAACTCCTCAATGCTCCTGAGCTACCGTTGTTGTGACAGGACTGACACACATGGACTTATTTATTGTgatgtgaaaaataaaactgataaaACTTGATCCTAGTGTTTTGGATCTGCAGATATCTGTACTGACGCCTTGAGAACAGTAATCGTACGTTGAGGTCGTCTGAGAGAGCGCAGGCCTCGATCACAGCCTGGTAGAAGACGAGATCGTAGTCTTTGCCAAACAGGATGTTGTCTCGACAATTGTTGCAAATGGCAGGTTGGAGACAAACAAATATTTGCACAGTAAAAGTATTACAGATGTGTGCAAATGATCTAAAGGGACCCACATGTGGGTCTTCATTTGTCAGCTGCAAATATTTCCACCAACACACCATCATCTATGTTTTTTACCATGCGTTATTAAGGGTTTGGTGTCAGTTGAAGAAAGGAAGCATTCATGCTTCTTTTTACTACATCTATGCCATCATGTAACTCACTGTGTGAAAG
Protein-coding sequences here:
- the LOC119483996 gene encoding uncharacterized protein LOC119483996 — encoded protein: MESVCEQLHGGGDDEEEQTGADEAMLWSFQEALERQTLQIGASACGATAVVDVLRALGVDVAPEEADRCVQTRLRRTESPLPDYLLSRSEAGATHAQLIRGAQEASVGKVMGRFFHLHPRRLVRLVPWLARWIRRGAVPVATMNMQLAVPEGEEVPDAWHHQLIFGVAPNAVFMTNPLDVGSEAEVHQRLCSESVLLIRREDVLQRLTPDCRLSSLSDPQWKALDIEGQVRQMALEEEQEQPKLTHITIPAAYSSGVTLFALRESELGQELLNAPELPLL